The Vitis vinifera cultivar Pinot Noir 40024 chromosome 18, ASM3070453v1 region TTTTTGCAACCTAGGACCATTGCTTACTCGAATTGGTTGCTGTTTAGCAAGGCAATATTTGTTTCCTGAGCCCTGtcaaaaatagtaaataagagCCTAAATAGATCGTCAGATAAGTACCTTAAGTTTGATCTAAAGACACGCATGTTCTAGATATAACTGATGAAATGGCATAATGCAGAAAATAATATGCCAGAAAAACCTGAAAACGGTAATACCGGATCCTCCattgtaagaaaaaaaactcaGAGGACAGGACCTATTTGCTAActgtttttcttcaaaatataaatagtttCTTCAtaatttgttatgaaaaaaggttgttttttagaaaaaatttgagTTGTTTCCAACTCTTCTTATAGTGTCTTCTGCGCAACGATTGAAAAGACAAAGACTTCAAAAACTTTCATGTTGTATCTAAATGTATGATAACTTCAAGGAGAATAAGccgaaaaaacaaaaaataaaaaaatgttctcCATGTTcccaaatagaattttgttcctgaAAATAATTGATAACTATATAagtattcttaaaaactattttttgattaCTGTTTTCAGAAAACATTGTGGAACAAAGCCTTGGTAATGAAAATTTTCGATTGGTTTACACAAAATTAGTTGGCCATTAGAAAGACCCCGTTTTTCTTGTTTGGAGCAACATACAGGTGACTCGATCAGATTATTCTAGTCCAGAATTTGCAGAACTTTTCATTTTCAGTAACTTTCAGCAGTTTCCTTCCCCTTCCCGTATTCTCCCAAAATCGAAACAGAGCCTAACTATTTTCCACTAAGCAAACACTCAACAAAACCAATCTAATTAGGTAATTCAATTTGCATAAAACCTACGCACTCACGCATAATCCACATCAAAACTTTTAAACAATCACACCCCGTTTGGTTGCAGAGAAAACGcagtaaaaacaaaataacgAAAATTTCTATCTCCATTTCGTTTCACTCACAGCCAAACAAGATCTTCTAGGACAAGTTCGAACTTACTGTTTTGTAGTGGTTTCTTGACGAAGGTGTCGAAGAAGAGCCAAGAAGAGGCGTCGAGAAAAGACCCACCGATCCGTACATCTTCTTCAACAAACTCACTCACTTCGATTCATCTCTCTGTCTCACACTCACTCACATAGAAAGATTTTATACATAGTACCGAGCACAGTGAAATGAATCTGTGCCCAAACACATATTCAGAGGATCGGAAAATCTCAACCGTCCAGAGCTCAGAATCACGTTCCCACTTTCCTTTGTGAGCAGGAAACGGAGAAAATAATCATATCAAGAAAAGCATTTTCAGAATGagaatttggttttattttttgttttctgaaaCGTTTCTTTTTTAGGGAatttgtcattttcttaatgatgatttgtttttatttttagttcatAAATTTGTTTCCTTTCTGAGAAATTTGTTGAccttttttaatgaaaatagtAATAGTTGTGGCCATTTAATCCTCAACAACCTTAAAGATATCATCtccccttttaaaaaaaattaaataaatactttaataaaagtaattaaacattaaataatttttttttatattactttgggttttatatgaaaaaacatAAGATCAAACAAACTTTCATGGGGGAATCGGGACAACCTgcaaatattatttgttttaaactCAAATGACTCTCATGGTTTTAAACACATATGTATTGGGTTAAAAAAGAATTCGTACTTATATaatgtgataaattttattatctatcaaatgtgagatatcacaattttaataaaattacaaaagaaaattatcaatttttaaaaaaatatttatgaagaTTCCTATTATGAGTGAGCCTAAAAGAGTTTTCGAGtgatttaaaaagaaatcaaaataattattttttatataaatttttccatgatttataaattatgtttctaaaaataGCTTGAAAATGACAATTGAacttttttatagaaaaataaataaattttgattgtaacgtttttattaaataattcaattaaataggggtttaaattttcaatcatgaGATCGAATTTTTAAGTATGAATCGGACACGAAAGGTATCGAGTATGAACTCCTAAAATTGGTCTCCtatcattaaaattttcaattaaatatagtatttaattttaaattcaataatttcgATACGCAAAGtatttagtataaatccaaAAGATTTTCAATTGGGCTGGGCTCCGATTAATCTTTTTTTATGGGCTTTAGGGCCTACCTTTAGGCTCAGTCTGGCTTTTCTTGGGCTCGGTTCAGCCAGCCCCTCATGAAATTTCGGGCGGCGCCAAGAAAATTTCCGTTTGTTTCTATCGTACCCCAAGTTTCCCGAGAAAATTTCAGCTGTGTTTCTTCCTGCTGCCGAAACAAGTTTTCCGGTGATAGTCGAGAAGATAAAAATGCTTGACTTTATTTTCCGTCAACATGTGTTATTATCTTACAGGAAAAAAAGAAACTCTAGGATTCATTTATACTGACAGTGCTCTGAGAAGAGAAATCCCAAAAGCATGCATAGATATGTGTAAGCATAATTTCTATCCTCAAATTTATAGAATGTGAGCATACAATGGCTTAATCTGAACATGCACTAACACCCGTTCTCTATATTTGATTTATCTGCACAGGTCTAGGGTTCCTTTGCGATCGATTTCTGACTCACTTTACTTATCAAAGTCATCTGTATacgtatttttattttccttaatttatagcttttgtattttgttttcacCGAGCCAAACCGAATTCAacactttgaaattttattttttgacaatTGATGTCATCACAGGATCAGAAGAATCTCGTGAGAAAATTGGAATCATTGAGGACTTTTACAACCTCAAGAGGTATTGTTAAACGTATGTTTAGCTAGAGGACACAATGAAGGGATTCTCGaacatataaatttctttacGTGCCCTTTTGTCTGTAATTTGTTGGAAATCCTGAATGAGGGTTGGATCTTCATTTGCAGATCACGATTGCTTCGGGTATGGAAGAAAATCAATTACCAGGCTCTTGCAGGTGCAAATTGTTGATGCACTTCGCTCAAACGAGAGAAGCAGGGCTTCGAGTTTGCTTTCAGAACTTGGCCGTGGAAACTACTCCTTAAGAGctgatgattttatttatattcttgAACACTGCTCAAAATCACCTGATCCCTTAGTAAgctgaaaaatgaatttttggtttgttttttggtaTCCCAGGAATTCAATTTTTGGATCATTGTTTTCTGCTACGTGTAGCTAATATAACAGACACATTGATATTATTGGGTATCTGGCTAGTTTATTATGTGTAATAAACTGGCAAATAGTGGCCTTGTTTGGCCTTTCAGTACAATGTGTTATATTGTTTAACCAAATGAGGTCTGCATAATGAAGTTTAGCTACAATTGGCAGGCTAGATGGGGTTGTGTTAGTGTgagattggctatgtggaaTTTGAGCCTTGGAATTTGAATTGAAGGCTCCTACTATGAATGAACAGTTTGATCCTTTACATGCCAGTAGATTTGGACTTAAAGTTGACTATGTAGAACCCAAATTCATTTAATCTAATTCATAGAATCATAGTAAAAGCAAGAATTTCAATTCCTCAGAATTGGACTTTTGAATCAGATCTGTTCTGTACAAGGAAGCAACCaagtttgattttatttatatgcataaaaatgatttttttaatgaattaaagTTAGGGGAAAACCATGCCTTGCTGCCATTATATTTAGCCCATTCATGCTACTGCATTAGGAGTGCAAGGATGGCATCCTCTTATAATttcttattagtttttattttttgcttgaAGGACATCTCATTCTTTCTCGTGCTAAATATTCCCTCCTTTAATGTCGTATTTcctatgaaaaaggaaaaaggatggCGTCCTCCATCTTTCTTGGCAtacataataatatttgaacTCTGATCCCAATGCAGTCAGTGGATACATCTTGGCTGTGACAGTTATGGGGGATTTTCCTTTTTCGTGCAGTTTGTCATGGAGATTTGGAGAATTATGGATGAAAAAGAGGTTCACGTGAACAATAGATGCTACATGCTTAGCATTCAAGCTCTCTGTAAAGGGGGTTACCTGGAGGAGGTATAAATGTATTCtatattttattgtattttctgTGCAATTTACTGGTTATGTATGGCTGATAATGACTGGTTCATGTCATTATTTTTTGACATCACAAGATAAATCCATGGAAACTGTGATTATCTGAGAATATCCCAACAAGTTGATCAATTAACTTATTGGGGAGAAGTAATTATTTGTTGATGCTATGAATACAATCTCCTGTTgagcaggaaaaaaaaaaagttttggatgGGTTTTCTAATTGAATAATATCTAGTTAGCTATTAATTGCTACTCTGCATCTTTATTTGTCTAACGCTGTTGGAATGCAATCACACTGATGCCTTCTTGCTTTACTTTCAGGcgtttaatttattgaattttgttGGAGAAAATCATGATATCCATCCTATTCTGCCTATGTACAATAATTTCTTGAGAGGATGTGTTCAAACAAGGAGTCTACTTCACGCCAACCAATGCTTGGATCTGATGGAGCACCAAGTACTGGGGAAGAATGAAGTAACGTATTCACAGTTTCTCAAGGTGTGTAAAGAAAAGATTCTTAGTATTATATTGTTCTGCTCTGTTTAGAAGCCACAAAGTGTTATCATGATTAAAATTGCGAACGCGCCATGActgttcatttttcttttggttgaGTTTTCGACTTTGTTTCTTGATGACTGAGgatattttatcattaaaaactGTTTCAATTGTGAATGTATTTTAAGTGAGTCTTAGTGCTTTGTCTTAAAAACCATCCTGTTGTAATGGTTTTacataatgttttaaaaaatggttaaaacatAATATTGCGCACGCATTTACTGTcacaaatttatttcatatgaagCATGAAATTAGGTGTCACCTGATACCGTATGTACCAATACATATTGGTATCACTATGAAAGTGTTGTAGACACATGGTGTTACAAAATGGTTGGCATTCATATTGTCTTGGAATATGCAATCAAATAGCAGGAAGTTAGTTTATGATACTTTTATGATACATTTCAAGTTGATTATTTGTTGTTGTTTCACACATTACTGATGGTTTTTAAGAATTATCTTCTTTTGGATATTGCTTTTCCATGTCACTGCCATTACTCAACATCAAACTTGTAAAATATCAATAGTCAAGTTTTACAAGGGTTGGCCAATATTTAAGATTGAAAATCTGCCTTTTGATATAGTATATTCTCCAAATGTGCCCTTGAGGGCTGGCTCAAGTTGTAAAGGGACGAGGAGGGTTTGTGGGGGGTTTCAGGTTCAAGTCCTAGTGGgaacaaaaaaatttacctatcaaaaaaaaaaaaaaaggtatattcTTCAAATGTCTAAGGAGAGCAACTCACTTCCAAAGTTGTTGAGGAACTTAGAAGAATTTACAGGGTGGTTTGGCTTTTGGTTATCATTCTTAATTGTAAGTGTCTTAGTGTGTTGGCAATTCCTagtcaaaattttcacttgTATACGCATAGCTCAGATGCTTCGAACCCCCTCCTGGACTTTTATTACTTCAAAAATAGTTGCAATGAAGATAGCTAGATGAAATGGTAAGTAATCTGAGTTGGTGGATGGTTCAAAAATTAATCAACCACatttaaatttgttatatttttattaaaaaaaaaaaaaaaaagatttgaagtTTAAGGGGTATCAAAACCTTTGCTCTAAGCCATTTGGCTTAAGGTTTGATCAATCCCACTTAAGGGTAATGGATTAATTGTTACCAAgaatggaaattttattttcaaattgatagCTAGGAAAGGGAACTACTAGATGATACTTTGCTGCTCTTACTCCAAGATTTTtgtattctaatatttttaatgaaaaaaataataataaaatagcaTAGTGGTAACAACTAATATTCTGGCATAGGATTCTAAGGCAATAGATTGATTCAGAAAGGGAGGTTGACTAAATACTGCACCGACTACCCCGACTTTCTTCTTTCATCTGCTTTAACCAGTTCACTTAAAGCGAGGGATGGTTGTCCAGGTCAATGGATTCTTTTCAGGTTTCAAGAAGGAGCTGACAAGAAACCTCAATCTGATATTGGACCAATCATGTTTCGATCacaatatataaaatttcatttttttttctaaattgatcTAAACCATTGCATTGGGTTTGAATTCTTGCTATTCAAACTCCTTTCCAAAATTAGGGAATCACAATAGTAAGAGCGAGGTGTGTCTCCTTGAGCTTCAAATTCTTTGTCAAATTGTGCATGCTTGTTTTAGTGAAAGTTTATTAGTATTTAAGTTAAATCTTGTTATAGTGGATTTATGTTTTTCATCAAAATGGGTTGATTTAATGTTGTTCTCCATCCCTACTCTCATTTATGGATCTTAAGAAGAGACTAAGATCATGTTTAAGGTGTTTCCAAAGGGGTTTTAGATGAGAACTTTATTTCCTAAGCTACTAGACAAGCAATCCATGAAAGGATTGGAGGTCTTATGTTAGGTGAAATCTTGTACACGTTATTTTCTTCATAGTAGATGTTGCGATTTTGATTGAcccatagttttttttaatctcttttcATAGATTTTTCACATTATGTCATTGTTTCTCATTTCTCTCAATCCTCTTTTAGTTCATTTTATCGTTGGAATTTCATACTTGTGGATAAGGGTTTATTTGCTATGTTGGGAGATTGCTGATATCATTTGCTTGTGGCTTGCATATATTGAATTGCTTGGGAGACCCTTGAAgcctcaagtggtaaagggttggaGTAAGTTTATGGGAGATTCactctttgaaaattttgttaggcACTTATTCATCTCCTTTCTAAGTTCAAGTCAAAACCATTTACAACACAAATGAGTACAAACATACCCTACCAACTCTTACGCAAGGTACACacactcactcactcactcaaCTTCACAACCTAGGTACTATAATTTGTACAACCAAAACCTAACAAAGAGTTAGTCCCACCCAAGCGCTAATCCATAATTGAGATTTACTTACATTAATCATAGGCCTTGAGGCCTAGTAAGGGATTAGGGTGGGgttgtgggaggttctaggttcaagtcctAGTGGGAAAAAATGGCTTACCTATTAGGTGGGGGGGAAAAAGTCTTAATCATAGGAGTCTCTGGGAAATTCAGGGTTAGGAAATATTTCTAACTTTCTATTACCTTTAGAAAATGGATTTCTAAATGTTCCCATTACATTTAGGTAAAGCATCCTCATATTgcatttattcatttgttttcttatgCTGAACCTGTTACTTTGGCATTGTTTCTCATGAGTTTTGAagtatttagaaaattttctgtCACATTCTTTTTGTTTCCATGTTGTCAAACTATCATATTTAAACTGGTAAATGTgccacacttttttttttttaccgcagtcaaaattttgtaattgattaagcaactgattttttttttttttttgcctgtGTTTCATCTTGCCAAATTGTGGGGGGTGGAACTGAAATTAGTGTACATCattattattctaattttttttttcagcttgCAGTTTTGCAGCAAAACCTGTCTGCTGCCCATAAAATTTGGAAGGAATATATGACATACTATAGTATGAGCATCATTTCTCTGCGGAAGTTTATTTGGTCCTTTACAAGGTTGAGAGATTTGGAATCGGCTTATGCAGCCTTGCAACATATGGTGGATTTGGTTTTCAAGGGAAGCATCTTTATCAATAAAAGTGCTGAAGGAAGGTTATGTTCTTCAAGATTGGACATTCCTATACCTAAGAATGGTGATATGGGTCTGAAGAGATGTATGGAGGAGAACGAACATTCTTTACCTTCTGTCTCTGATAATAGTAAGAAAATAGACTCTCATGCAAGTAATGTTGAGGActcaactattttttatatgggaAGTAAAGAAGATAAGGGTTTTGGCATAAATATGCTGGAAAAATATAAAGGCATGCCTGTAATGAAGGTTTTGAGGTGGTCTTTCAGTGATGTGATATATGCATGTGCACAAACTCAGAACTGTGGACTGGCAGAACAGTTAATCCTCCAGGTAGCACAACCTTTTTATGTGAAGTCttgattgtttatattattgTGACATATTCTTAATAGTCTAGCAGAAAAAACTATGAACCATGTTTGGGAATTTCCTCATTAAGATGGGCCAGCGCTCAGTCAAAGTGAAATTCCCAGATTATGGTAACATATCattgaaaattatgttttcctGTGGGCTCGAGTCAAAATTAGGTGTCAGGCCAAGGTTGTTAAAGGCATACTTTAAGTGTGCCTAGGCTCAAGGTGCAACCACTCCTTAGCTATAGCGCTTTGCCTACCAAGGTGTACACCTTGTTGGAGAGGGGTGCTTGTGTatcttatcttttcttttttaacactcttattcttgaaatttcttcctGTACATTGAAACTCTATATGATCACAttagtttttttgttggatGCTTCTTTTAAATGCTTGAAATCTTGAATTTTCTGTTGCTTGGATTGAAATTTGgatcatatttcataaaattcacATGCACCCTAGGTTGGGCCTCACTTCGCTCAAGCGCATGCTTACATTATGTCTTATGCCTAAGTCTGAGGAGACTTTTGTGCATATTAAAGTGCACCTAGCACTTTTCAAAACTATGTATGGGGCATAATATGATGTTTAGGCCATCAGAAATGGTTGGGAGAACATTAGAACTCACTCCCGCTTCATCGTAGGGGATGGTACtagagtgaaattttggaaggacttGTGGTGTGAAAATCAATCTCTGAAAGATGTTTTCCCAAACTTGTTTAATTTAGCAGTTAACAAAGAAGGTTGGGTTGCTGATGCTTGGGAGGAGGATGGAGTTAGGGGCAGCTGGGGGCTACGTTTTAATAGACacctaaatgattgggaggtgggggAAGTAGAAAGCTTGTTAAGCAAGTTTCATCCTTTGACCATTAGAAGAGGAGTGGATGACTTGCTTTGGTGGAGAGAGAATAAGAATGAAACTTTCTCAGTCAAGTCTTTTTATGGCTCGTTCTCAAGGGGCACTAGACCTCCTTTCCCGGCTAGAATTATCTGGACGCCTTGGGTTCCAACTAGGGCTAGCTTCTTTGGTTGGGAGACGGCTTGGAACAGGCTACTCACCATTGATCACCTAAAGAGAAGTGGTTGGAACATCCCCAACAGGTGCTATCTGTGCAAAAATGAAGAGGAAACCCATAGATCAACTTCTTTTGTTTTGTGAGAAGGCTAGAATGTTATGGCTTATGatcttttccctttttggggtgcaatgggtgatgcactcctctGTTAGGAGGAACCTCTTGGGATGACATGGTTtttttgtgggcaagaaaagggagaaagcttggagagctTCCCCCCTCTGCTTGTTGTGgaccatttggaaagaaaggaataggagGGCCTTCGACGATGTTGAGAGGAATGACCAAgaaattaaatctatttttttgtacacttttgtgaattgggttagggtgtatatagaggaacacactttctcttcgATTGATTTTGTAGACTGGTTAGCTACTAAGTAAGGGACATGCTTGTTGCCTTATTgtcttttgttcttttgttccCTGGTATACTCCGTGTATACTCTTGAGCCTCTTTggcttttaatgaaaattttcttttacctataaaaaaaataaaaaataatatgacgTTTAGGCTCATAACTGAACTTTCAGTAGCTTTCTTTTTTATGCACTTCCTTTAtactttttccccctttttctgCAGGCACATGGTTTATACTCTATTTGCTACAATATGTTGCCATTGTTTTATGTACTAAATTAAGGGACCCGTTTCTATGTAGATGCAAAACCTTGGGTTGGAACCATCATGCCATACATACGATGGCTTAATCAAAGCAATTGTCAGTGACAGAGGTTTCAGTGATGGCATGGAAGTGGTAAGTAGTACCAGTGTTGAAATAGACAATCATATTCAGGAGTTGTTTTACCCACTTGCTGCAAAAACTGTCTCATGGCCTTATTTTAATAGACTGCCTCCTCAACTTTCATTTTGACTGAGAAGTATGAGATTCTGTGTCTTTTATTCTTTTCGTGTTTCTGCAGTTAAAAACAATGCAACTGAGGAATTTGAAGCCATATGATTCAACTCTTGCTGCTCTTTCAATAGGTTCCAGCAAAGCTTTACAGCTGGATTTAGCAGAGTCTTTGCTGGATCAAATTTCCAGAATTTCATATGTTCATCCCTTTAATGCTTTTCTTGCAGCATGTGACACACTGGTGGGTTTATATTTTTGTAGACTGAAGCTTAATATCATCTTTGAGTCCATTCTTATATATCATCCTGAACAGAAAAGCATATTTTCTCGCATCTCAGTATTCAACCTCCATTCCTAATAAATTTGAACAGCCAATGAAGAAGTTGACCATTTGCTAGTAACTGTTTGctatctttaaatattttatgctGACAAAACAGTGGATTTTTGGTGCTAGTTTAGCATATGTTAATTGCCACTGATGCCCCATTTTTCAAATCTTGAGAGCAGCTcttatttttttggctcaatTAGTATTTATGTTCCACAGGGAGATTGAAATTAACTCAAAGCGGCTGTACAAGAACAGCCAAGATTAGTATCTGACTAGTTTTCTGCAATTTGATTTCCTAAAAATGTTCTGTTGTACCTCTCTTAAAATGTTAAATTCTCTTCTTTAAGTGGACTGTTATTGTTGGCTCCTCTCTTAAAATGTTGAATTCTCTTATTTAATGCAAAGTTTGTTGCATAAATTTTCAGGATCAACCTGAACGTGCTGTTCCAATACTGTCTAAGATGAAACAACTGAAGCTTCAGCCAAATGTTGGAACATATGAGCTGCTATTCTCCCTATTTGGTAATGTGAATGCGCCATATGAGGAGGGGAATATGTTGTCACAGGTTGATGTCGCTAGAAGGATAAAGGCTATAGAAATGGACATGATGAATAATGGCATTCAACACAGTCATTTATCAATGAAGAACTTGGTATGCCTCTATTCTTTGtgtttgctatttatttttactttcttttgcTATAAATGTTCACAATATTGCTTCAACAATGTAATCATACAAAGATCaaacttctttctttttgtctttttgcaCTTCGACCTATTTGAATATACCTAGTGTGACCACATGTAGTTCACATTTATTATTTGCAATAGACCTATAGGATGATTCTGATAGGCCTCCTATACATTATGTGTATAATAGAAAAGGGAAGAGGAATATACTGCCACCTGGTAGTTAGTTGTAACAGCCTTAGTGTAGGCTAGGTCACAATTGGATACGGGCTGGGGATGGTTTAAATAGGAAAAGAGGGGGAATTACAGGAAAGGGAATATTGTGGATCTGGTAAGGGAGTGATAGCCTCTCGAATAGCTATCTAAGGAAGTTGGGACTCTTGTTTcttgaaattcaataataattctCCATTAGATACCTATcaatttggtatcagagcatcgATCCAGATGGCTCAGAAAAGGAATGAAGGTCGGGTGGATTGCCTAGAGAAGGAAGTTGGAGAAATTAGAG contains the following coding sequences:
- the LOC100262486 gene encoding pentatricopeptide repeat-containing protein At1g76280 isoform X4 — encoded protein: MHRYVSRVPLRSISDSLYLSKSSDQKNLVRKLESLRTFTTSRDHDCFGYGRKSITRLLQVQIVDALRSNERSRASSLLSELGRGNYSLRADDFIYILEHCSKSPDPLFVMEIWRIMDEKEVHVNNRCYMLSIQALCKGGYLEEAFNLLNFVGENHDIHPILPMYNNFLRGCVQTRSLLHANQCLDLMEHQVLGKNEVTYSQFLKLAVLQQNLSAAHKIWKEYMTYYSMSIISLRKFIWSFTRLRDLESAYAALQHMVDLVFKGSIFINKSAEGRLCSSRLDIPIPKNGDMGLKRCMEENEHSLPSVSDNSKKIDSHASNVEDSTIFYMGSKEDKGFGINMLEKYKGMPVMKVLRWSFSDVIYACAQTQNCGLAEQLILQMQNLGLEPSCHTYDGLIKAIVSDRGFSDGMEVLKTMQLRNLKPYDSTLAALSIGSSKALQLDLAESLLDQISRISYVHPFNAFLAACDTLDQPERAVPILSKMKQLKLQPNVGTYELLFSLFGNVNAPYEEGNMLSQVDVARRIKAIEMDMMNNGIQHSHLSMKNLLKALGAEGMIRELMQYLHVAENQFFRTNTYLGTPIYNTVLHSLVEAKESHIAIEIFKNMISRSLPRDAATYNIMIDCCSTIKCYKSACALVSMMMRDGFLPWTLTYTALIKILLEREDFDEALNLLDQARLEEIPSDVLLYNTILQKACLKGRIDLIELVAEQMHQEKIQPDPSTCYYVFSSYVDGGFFSTALESLQVLSMRMISEDNSTLEEKRTELEDFIHSEDKDAESQILQFFKGSDENLAIALLNLRWCAISGSPISWTPNESLWARRLFNSHGSRKRAS
- the LOC100262486 gene encoding pentatricopeptide repeat-containing protein At1g76280 isoform X5, with product MILFIFLNTAQNHLIPYQWIHLGCDSYGGFSFFVQFVMEIWRIMDEKEVHVNNRCYMLSIQALCKGGYLEEAFNLLNFVGENHDIHPILPMYNNFLRGCVQTRSLLHANQCLDLMEHQVLGKNEVTYSQFLKLAVLQQNLSAAHKIWKEYMTYYSMSIISLRKFIWSFTRLRDLESAYAALQHMVDLVFKGSIFINKSAEGRLCSSRLDIPIPKNGDMGLKRCMEENEHSLPSVSDNSKKIDSHASNVEDSTIFYMGSKEDKGFGINMLEKYKGMPVMKVLRWSFSDVIYACAQTQNCGLAEQLILQMQNLGLEPSCHTYDGLIKAIVSDRGFSDGMEVLKTMQLRNLKPYDSTLAALSIGSSKALQLDLAESLLDQISRISYVHPFNAFLAACDTLDQPERAVPILSKMKQLKLQPNVGTYELLFSLFGNVNAPYEEGNMLSQVDVARRIKAIEMDMMNNGIQHSHLSMKNLLKALGAEGMIRELMQYLHVAENQFFRTNTYLGTPIYNTVLHSLVEAKESHIAIEIFKNMISRSLPRDAATYNIMIDCCSTIKCYKSACALVSMMMRDGFLPWTLTYTALIKILLEREDFDEALNLLDQARLEEIPSDVLLYNTILQKACLKGRIDLIELVAEQMHQEKIQPDPSTCYYVFSSYVDGGFFSTALESLQVLSMRMISEDNSTLEEKRTELEDFIHSEDKDAESQILQFFKGSDENLAIALLNLRWCAISGSPISWTPNESLWARRLFNSHGSRKRAS